A stretch of Vulpes lagopus strain Blue_001 chromosome 20, ASM1834538v1, whole genome shotgun sequence DNA encodes these proteins:
- the DNAJC28 gene encoding dnaJ homolog subfamily C member 28 isoform X1, whose product MNTMYVTTAQILRSHLINVSMIPNRMKMLPYLGVIRNRMMSTHKSKKKMREYYRLLNLDEGCSADDVRESFHKLAKQYHPDGDSSTADSATFIRIEEAYRKVLSHVIGQTNAQQNKVEEAEEEEDKFKYKTPQHRHYLSFEGIGFGTPSQREKQYRQFRADRATEQVMEYQKQKLQSQYFANSVIVKDVRQSKEQKITQAIDRLVEDLIQESMAKGDFDNLSGKGKPLKKFSGCSYIDPMTHNLNRILIDNGYQPEWILMQKEIKDTIDQLREAILASRKKLGNPMTLNEQKQWNQVCEQFQEDIRKLNKRINDFNLIVPLLTSQKVHFDAQKEIARAQEVYETLTEAKEVTDKNPNNTDQREGEKTPGVKTGFFNWMNVWKFIRIWPLKYSQ is encoded by the coding sequence ATGAACACGATGTACGTGACAACGGCTCAGATCTTAAGATCTCATCTGATAAATGTTTCAATGATACCTAATCGAATGAAaatgcttccatatcttggtgtCATTAGAAATAGAATGATGTCAACTCATAAATCCAAAAAGAAGATGAGAGAATATTATAGGCTGCTAAATCTGGATGAAGGATGCTCTGCGGATGACGTCAGGGAATCTTTTCATAAGCTTGCCAAGCAATACCATCCAGACGGTGACTCTAGTACTGCTGATTCTGCGACATTTATAAGGATCGAAGAAGCTTATAGGAAGGTGCTTTCCCATGTGATAGGACAAACAAATGCCCAACAGAATAAAgttgaagaagcagaggaagaagaagacaaattcaaatataaaacacCCCAACACCGGCATTATTTAAGTTTTGAAGGTATTGGTTTCGGAACCCCAAGTCAACGGGAGAAGCAATATAGGCAGTTTAGAGCAGACCGTGCCACTGAGCAGGTGATGGAATATCAGAAGCAGAAACTACAAAGCCAGTATTTCGCCAATAGTGTAATTGTTAAAGATGTAAGACAGAGCAAAGAACAAAAGATAACTCAGGCTATAGATCGTTTAGTAGAGGATCTCATTCAGGAATCAATGGCCAAAGGAGACTTCGACAATCTCAGTGGGAAGGGAAAACCTCTAAAAAAATTTTCTGGCTGTTCATATATCGATCCCATGACTCACAACCTGAACAGAATATTGATAGATAATGGATACCAACCAGAATGGATCCtaatgcaaaaagaaataaaagataccaTTGATCAACTCAGAGAGGCCATTTTAGCGTCAAGAAAAAAACTTGGTAATCCAATGACACTGAATGAACAGAAGCAGTGGAACCAAGTTTGTGAGCAGTTTCAAGAAGACATCCGGAAACTAAACAAGCGaattaatgattttaatttaattgttcCCCTCCTGACCAGTCAGAAAGTCCATTTTGATGCACAGAAAGAAATTGCCAGAGCCCAAGAAGTATATGAGACCCTTACAGAAGCAAAGGAAGTCACAgataaaaacccaaacaacactgatcagagagaaggagagaaaacaccTGGAGTCAAGACAGGTTTTTTTAACTGGATGAATGTGTGGAAATTTATTAGAATATGGCCACTTAAATACTCACAGTAG